ctAGGAAATAGCTAAATGGAATCTCCACATTGCATTCCACTTGCATCTGCTTCACTTCTTATAGCTTTGCATATATTGAGTTTCCAAAGGATGCCCTCCAAGAAgaattttcaaatctcattttaaaccaaaaagaaatATAGTTCATCAGATCAATGTTGCTGCCATGTTTTCCATTAAATGCTAGAAAAGCATTCACAGCTTGTCATTGAGTGCTTAATTTGAACAAAGTAAATGAAAAGAGACATCCTAACACTGGTGCCTTGCCATTTTTTAACACTAGAAAGTAATTTGCAGCTTGCACCATACCATCTAAAGAACGATAGCCTCAATCTGTTTCTAACTTGTAAAATTTGTGGTCAAACCAGGTGGCTGTTGCTCTGTCACACGCTGCTATCTTAGAAGAATCAATGAGGGCAAGGGACCTTCTTATGGAGCAGAATGTTGCTCTTGATCATGCCAGGAGAGAAGCAGAAACAGCAGTTCGTGCTCGCAATGATTTCTTGGCAGTTATGAACCATGAGATGAGAACTCCAATGCATGCAGTTATTGCACTTTCCTCCTTGCTGCAGGAAACTGAACTGACACCTGAGCAGCGTCTAATGGTTGAGACAATTCTTAGAAGTAGTAACCTTTTGGCTACTCTTATAAATGATGTATTAGATCTTTCAAGGCTTGAAGATGGCAGCCTTCAACTTGACTTAGGAAGTTTTGATCTTCATGCAGTTTTCAGGGAGGTAAGATATCTGTCATCTTACCAAATTTTTCATATTGTACTGTGAATATTGGTTACATAGAATTCATAAAACTTTTGTTGGATTTGGGTTGGTGAATATGATGCTTATTTCCCCATTGCAGGTTCTTAATTTGATCAAGCCTATCGCATCTGTTAAAAAGTTGCCTGTAACATTAAATTTAGCTCCAGATTTGCCAGAATATGCCATTGGTGATGAAAAGCGACTAATGCAAactattttaaatgttattggtaatgctgtGAAGTTCTCAAAAGAGGGAAGCATCTCAATCACTGCATTTGTTGCAAAATCAGAATCTTTAAGAGACAGTCGAGCTCCTGACTTTTTTCCAGTGCCAAGTGATAATCACTTTTATTTGCGTGTACAGGTTAATTCCTCTGATGCTCAATTAAGATCTTTTTCCTAGCAAGTGTGAATTTTCTGTTCTAGGGGTTGGTTATGAATAGCTTTTATCTTGGTATAGGTAAAAGATGCAGGACAAGGAATTAACCCTCCAGATATTCCCAAGTTATTTACAAAATTTGCACATACTCAAACTTTGGCAACCAAAAATTCCAGAGGCAGTGGACTTGGCCTTGCAATTTGTAAGAGGTAATtcattttggttgtttttatagACACAATTTTGTATTAGAGCATGAAGCTTTTATTAGACTTTTTATACTATGGTTTGACTTTCTCAATTCTACTGACATTGAAGTTCACTATTGTATCTACATCTTGTATGTTTGTGATCAGGTTTGTAAATCTTATGGAGGGACATATTTGGATTGAAAGTGAAGGTCTAGGCAAGGGATGCATGGCTATCTTCATTGTAAAGCTTGGGATTCCTGAGAACACAAGTGAATCTAAGAACCCATTCCTACCTAAAGCAAATCATGGACAGACAACTTTTCCAGGACTCAAAGTTCTTGTCTTGGATGATAATGGGTCAGTAAAATTGCAACTTTATCATTCTTAGTATGTTAATTTCAAGTTTATGCCACACTACCTTCTAaggaatttaattataattagggTGGGGTGAGATGGGATGAATAGAGTCAAGTACAAAACAGAGGTTTGCATTTGTGGGCACTGTGATGGTTAAAATAGTAAATACAAAATTctctctgaaaaaaaaaaaagtatactaGGATGGGTTCAAAGATATGAAacacaataagaaaaaatagtCAAGAAAATTGTTACATGGTAGGGTGATAAAAAGGAGTTTGCAATAAAGGATGCCATCTTCATCGAAGAgaataaaaacaacatcaatCCAGCCAAGGATAACAAACTCAATTGGAAATTTGAAATCATAGGGGAAGCCCCAGAAGCAGAACAATAAgaggaatttaaaaaaagaaaaaccccacTCTATCTGAAATCAGCATTTTTTATAGTCAAACATAACTGTCAGCAAAATCAGACATTGTCATAAAGTTTCCTACAAACTCTTAAACCAGGTTAGAAAGAAATACTCCAACTTTTTGGACAAATAGACTGCTTGCAAAAGATTCTAAATTTCTAACGCTCCTATTCAACAGGCTTTATCAAGTGAGCAGTGCCAAAACAGATTACTTTTAAGTGTGCTTCTATAAAGCACATGACGTTCACATCAAGAGATAATGCTGTATTTGTTCAATCGTTATTAGTTTATAGAGAGTTCAGAATTCAAAGAGAGGgaactttaaatttctttagCTTTCCACTGTTTGTTcatgaacaagaaaagaaaaaaaagacagggGAAGGAGTCtaaatcaattgaaattaatGAATCTTGCAATTTAGATGCCCATTGGAggatgtttaaatttttttatgctaaccTGGACTGTAAGATCCCTACAATCCACTAACAAGAAAGAATTCAACCTCAAAGAATACCCGACACAATAATTACCTGAAACAAGGACTCAAAGTTATTGGATAAAAACCccaatactaaataaattatctaGGCTGCTGCATGTTGTCCCAAAAAGAGTTGCAGAAAACAACCACCCTTGTTTAATTAATGTTGTTGCCAACTATGAAGAATTAAGGAATCAAAGAATTAATGTTGTTGCCACATGTCCCAAAAAAGGCtgccaacttttttaatatccTTGCAAAATAATAATTCCAATGCCACCACCTATATGTCCTTGTAAAATAAGGATACCTTGCTAATTAATTCCCTAATTCTGCCGTCTCTAATGTCCCTGTAGAATAAAGAAGATGCCTTGCCTTGAAGGAAATCCATAAACCAAAAGGAAAGATAATCCTAAACCAACTAGAAAAATTATGCAATTCCCACACAGTAGCTTCTGGGTTTTTTCGCAAGGCCTTCCCGAAGTCTGATTACCATGTAATTTTAACCCTATATAAAACAAGGTATTTTGAATCTTTTGGTAAGTCTCAGCCCGATCTAATGGTCAGATCCAAAGTTATTCTTATTAGCGTAAAACTGTGCCCAAAACCGCCTCTCCCTGTCCAACCCTTGCATGGATCACATTAATCAAGGCTTGATCATCTCTTGCTGAAATCTTGAAGCTTGCCTTGACTCAAATATATTGAATTAGCCAATTGAAATCTTCTTTAATCTTCTTGGCCCTTGACCTTGCAATTGACCCAATCGGCACCTCTAAAAGATCCTTTCATGGTGCTTGTTGgttctctttatttttagtcAAATCAAATATCAGCTTCTCCAGAGCCATCAAAATTCTTTAAAGTAAGTGAGACTTCTTGAAACATTGAAGGAAGGTGTATAATACAAAATGGTGTATTGGGAAGGGGCCTTGACTTGAGAGGATTAAGGCAACTGAGTCAGGTGGGACAGTAGCAGTGTCTAAAATGAGACAACTATATTTGATTGAAGAGTCTCTGGAGGATTAATATGTTAGGTCCAATTGCCACGTACATGGAACAAGTGCACAAAAAACAGCCTCTTTATTCTTTAATGTTTTGGGGCATGCATGTTCTTGTTTAACAAGACTCCATTGCTGCTTTGGCCGGTAATCATGTGGTTGAAGAGCTAACTTTTCCCATAGTATGTAAGGTATAGAGAGTTCTAATTTATATGAAGGGTATAAAAGTGGCTGTCCCTCAGCCCTTCAACAGACATAGGTCAACATGAACCATTGAAATTAAGAGTCAAGTTGAATTTAAATAAAGACTGGGTTGAATTTACATCTTGTATCTTTTGTTGGACATAGTTTTGAGAGTTTAGCAGAACGAACCATGTTTGAAGCATGTAAGAGAATGCCAAACTTGTTTGTGGCTTACAGGGTTAGCAGGATGGTGACCAAGGAACTTCTTGTTCACCTGGGGTGCGATGTGACAACTGCAAGTTCAAGAGATGAGTGCCTACATGTGGTTTCTCAAGACCACAAGGTAGTGTGTATGGATGTGGGCATGCCTGATGGTTTTGAAGCTGCTGTCCGTTTGCACGAGAAATTTACTAAACGGCACGAAAGGCCGCTAATAGTGGCACTTACTGGAAACACAGACAAAGTGACCAAGGAGAACTGCATGAGGGTCGGTATGGATGGCGTTATACTGAAACCTGTTTCTGTTGACAAGATGAGGAGTGTTTTATCAGAGCTCCTTGAGCACAGGGTTCTGTTTGAAGCAATGTAAGTGGTGGTGATGGAAAAAAGCACTAATTGGAGAGAAGCAAAACATGCAAGTTATGTCATCTTCTGCCCTTTTTTGCGTGTACATGCCATAAAAGTATCGCATCAATACAGTGAAGTGGAGCCCTGGCAAAAACAATACCAACGCGTCATTGCTAAAAGCTAGTTCATGTATCATTCTGTGCATCAACATGTAAAATCCCTGCCAGAAAAAAACAGTCCCGGATCTGGGGAAATCTGAGTGTCcttgaaaatgattttcttttttgttgttgtcgatAATTTGTGAAACAAACTGGTATCATataatcaaatttcattttgaAGGCATAAATATCATTAGACATCTTCTTTGGTATATCGTGTATTGATTAATGatcgttttttcttttttgaaaagataATCATGCGTGAGACCTGTTATGCTTATGCCTCTGACTttcctatttttgtttttgaatgcaCGCTGCAGTGTGgcgttttttttcctttctctcgAGCATGAAATAACTAAGCCTAAgcaatataacaaaataaagaggaaaaaataatgGACAGTTTTTTTTCTACAGAAACGACTCAAAagtttataatatttcttttggAGTCGCTTTTCTACGAGCTGACACAGCTGAAAATTCCATTCACTTTGTCTTGTAAGAATAATTACTTCATAATTGCAGCCTGAGACTCTGTGCTGTAAGAGGCTCGTTTCATTTTAGGTTTGCCAAACTGAAAGTCGATCCACACCTTCCCTTTGAAGCATAGATTCAAACTGGAATGTTTGCCTTCAAATTACTATCAGGATGTGTACTATGCTTCTTGTCATCATCGAAGGAACTGGAGATGTTTCATATAGACCTTGCTCAAAGCAAGCATTTTTACTTGAGCAAGTAGTAATTTCTTTAGTATATTTGCCATTATGTACGAGGAAGGTCTTAGGTATACAGTAAATGCATATGGTATTTACATCAACATCAAAGGGGTATTGCCAGGCTACTGCTAATCTTCCATGTCAGAATCAATTGGGCAGGATCCATCATCAACATTGGCAAGGGGATTATATAAATGCGAGCTAGGATCCATGCATCCTGAGACTAGATCAAGATCGCAACGATCACCCTGCAAGAAAGTTTCATTTGTGAAATTGAATGTCAATTTGtcatatttcaagaaaaatggAAGCAAGGAAACCGAGACAGATGAATCAATGAATACACTTACCCCTTCAATGGATAAGTTGCCGATCATAGCACATCTCGTGACAATGATATCTGTATCCGGAAAAATTGCTTTTTCGCACGCACCTTCTTTACTCAACTCTTCTGCCAGGCCCTGCCAAAATGGAAACGTCTTTTGTTTGTTCCTTTTATCTCAATTTGTGGCTAAATTGGTCAGAATTGAATCACTTATTTAACATgttataaattaattgtttttgtacatgtaattttcaattctttatAATCAAAGATTGATCTTTTATTCAATAGCTTTGTCTTTTCCATTCAAGATAATCTCTAGATCAAGATTTATCTTCAATCTGATATTAGCTTTCTTAGATTATTTCTATGGTTAGCATCAATTAGTAAAATGCATATTCTTtgtaataaatgaataaaacagTCAAGGTTGTCACGTTTGGGATTGACACCTAGTTATTACAAAGCTTGAGGAAATTCTCAAGGGATATATCAAAACTTTGTTTATGTGTTAGAGTACCTCGTTGAAGAATTCGATGGGCTTGTTTCGCCAGCCATTGGGAACTTGAAACTGCAGCCTGTAAGGACCATCCCAGTCAACTCCATTTGTGAACGAGAATATCAAGTTCACAGCTGCAAAAAAGATACGAGAGTTTCTAACAAGGAATTAAATGTCCTATAAagctataaaattatgaaaatggtACCAACCATACCATGCTTAGGAACGCATATCTGGATGGTATAAAATGGCGGATCAGCCTTCCCTCTAACTTTCCTCAGCATCGCCCTTGGCTCACCACCACACATGATGGGCTGATTAAAACCTCCTGCAAAGTAAGGGGTTGCAGATTGATTAAAAACTACTTCACATCTTGAGGAAGGTGGGACCACCGAGTGCTCCTTGTATACCGAGCAGAGCACCGCCATTGAAATGTAAATTCTTCTGTTATTTGAAAGTTTACAGACCCTTATTGCAAGGAGTATTTTGTGACCCTTGCTGAGATGAGGTGAATAACAAATTACCATTAAAAGCAATCCCAAATTCTTCGTTTGGAACAAGCTTGTTTGCAGCTGGATTGTAGAAAAGCTTGAGGTTTTCCCCCTGTCAATTGATTTCAAGTTCAACATCATTGAAAGACTAGCACCACCttcagaagagagaaaagaatccTGTAAGCGCTAACTTACAGAAGATGGAGGAAGGCCATTCATGGTTTTCCAGAAGACGGGGGCACTTCCAAGTTCAAACATGGCCCATGTAGGACGTGCATACCTGGAAAGATGTGATTGCAGAATTAGATGACCATTACGATTCTGCTCTTTTAAAAGGAAATGAGAACAAAAAATCTGCttttataatagaaaattaaGCCTAATGATATGACTGCAGTATTTGCTGTATCCGTTTTTATGCTGGTTTGCTTGTTTCTCGTTTTTCCGCTCTACAAGAACACGTATGTATTGGAATGGGAAAATCCTTTCTTTATGAACAGAACTGTGAGGTAGAGCCCTCTACAGAAGTAAGAAAAAATCCCATTAAATGGAAGGAAGAGGAAATTCATACTCCTTAACTTCCTCCATTGAAGGAGTGGCAACAGCAGCTGCAGCGATCACTTTCCCACCGATCTTAACTGTTCTTTTCTTCTTAGTAGTGCCCCGTTGCAAAGAAGAACCGATGAAAGAACTAGCTGCAATAGGAAATATAAAAATGTCAAGCTTTTTGAAGCTTAAGGTCAAAACTTGGTGCTGTACTTGTACTTGTGATGGAGATAGAACACAGACGGAGCAACTtagtaaaaaaaagatcaaCGCACGAGGTTTGGCTAACTTGCTACTTaaatttgaaagcaaaaacgCCTTAAAACAATATCACAGATGAAAAGACAGTGCACGCATGGATAACCATAGCCGTTCAAGATTAAAtcggggaaaaaagaaaaaaggcaaatCTTTTACTAACCAAAATCATGGTGTTCACAATATACTCTCAGAGTCATTCATACAGTTAACAAGCAGTCTCCAGTGACGATAAACAACTTAGAGCTCTTGGAACTAACTCGCAACTTGTTTGTCAGAACATCTTTCAATCGTTTTCTTGATGAAATTAAAGTAATTGTCAGTGGTTTGATCCATTCTGACCTTACCATTTCTTCCTAGTAATTACTTTGCATAGATGTCATTAATAAGACACGAGTTCAAGTATATTAGAAATCACACTACAAAATTCTCTAGGATTCTAGcatgaataaaataagaaagtaACAAGGTTTTAAAGATACACTCACCAAGAGTGTTCGAGACGGATGGATTAGCATTATTAATATTAGGAGTAATTGGCCTCGTGAAGACACGAGGTTGCGTCGAAATTTGAAAGATAGATGCACCCGTTGCTGCCATTTTAGTTGATTCTGCTTCAACTATCAAGACAGCAAAGAATAAAAGAAGAGAGGAAATAGCTTGAACCTATTAGTTCTGAGATAAGGAGAGATATAGAAGGAGAGACAGCCACAAGCACCAATTTTCCAAGGAAATATCTTTACAAACACACAAAGTAAGTGCATGAAAACAGACAAAAAGAAAGCAATGACCATATATTCTGCTTACACatatatctatatctatatctatgATTTTTGTCAACCCTTCCCAAGTCCCAATTCTGAACACAACCCtaatttttggttattttagcTGTGCCCCACAACCTCCTTTCTTCACATTCAGCgtaaatatttatttccttttgccCAATTAAAACCACAAAAAGTGCATTTATCTATAAATAACCAAAACttgccaataaataaataaattaaataaacaccATCACATTCACCCTCTCTGAAGTCTCAATGGCTTTGATAACATCTCCATCAACCAAACCTAAAtctaaataataactaaataatcttatttatattaGGTAAAAACATCCTATataaagccaaaaaaataataagagaatactaatttaaatagaaaaaagaatcttaaataaactagaaaaataatacaaatccTGCAAAACATCTTACAAGCTTTATCACAAGGCCTTCCCGAACTTCGATCAATATAGAATTTTAACTTATATAACACAAGGCACCTAAGATCTTATGGAAAAATCTCAGCTTGATCCAATAGTCAGATTAACAATTATGGTTGTTAGCGTAAAACTACGgattagaaaaaataagttcaaaattGTCTTTCCTTGTCCAATCTATAAGCTCCCAACTTGGTatcattgaaaattaaaaattccttACAAACAATACTCCTAAGCTACCAACTTTGTTTCCTTGCAAAAATCAGACTTCCAATGCTACCAAAGTTGCTAACTCCAATTCTGTCAAAGTTGCCAGAATCTTTCCTTATAGAAGAAGGATTGTTGCCTATAAGAATCCAtaaatcatattgttttaagAATCCATAAATCATATTGAAAACGATCATTTTTTGACTTTCCTTGTTTGTTTATAGATTTCAAGCTTGACTTCAAAAATGTTGTTCTCTCTTGTCTAGATGAGTTATTGATCCTACCATATATGGATGGAAATCTTGAGATGTCTAGTCTCCATTCCAACAAGAATTGCAACAAAAATCCACCTCTAGCTTTAGATACAACCTAAATAGTACACGTAGGTTCAATCTAGCaggtttgtaattttttaacccAAACATCCTAAATCAACTCAATCAATTCCTCTtaggtttttttagttatagaaatgaaaaggagagaaCGAGAGGTACAAGGAAAAAATGTGTACACAGTTTCATGAAAAGCTGGAATTGAGTGAAACATGAGTGGAGTGATATCATATTAAGTGTAAGCATGTGAGAGAGTATGTGAGGatacatttttgttttgctactaATGTGAAATCTCATATTTCAACAATTTCCTCCAAAGATGGATCATCAATTATGAAGGATAAGGAGAACCCATTCTTTATGTTATGGGCTAtgtaacaacaaattaagaggATCAATGTGAGGTTTGGTGAGAAttttgataaaatgaaaagacaagATCTCGTGATTGCTAGTTTATATGAGGGGTCAGTTGGAAGGGGTCCTAATGTTAGAAGGATGAAATGACATCCTACCTCACATTTAGAtgagtttgttgatgagaatgtACATTATCAAAAAATTGGCAAATACAAACAGACATACTGATAGAAAATCTGTCTATAGATTGCGTTGAACTTTACCGACAAAATAATCCATTATTGTATCCTTCGGTAAACACCGATGAAAATATTCCCTCAGTATATACTGACAGAACTGTAGTGAAAAGAAAGGAAttaaaaatgacatgtcatATATACAAGCACAATTACCGACAAAATGAAACCGTTGGTGAAATCTAAATGtaaattcatcaataatatttaatttatgacctaACAAACGACCCCCTCTTCCTCTTTCccatttcttcctcctcctccattaGCTCTACAACAAACATCAAAACCCCtttattttatcacaaatcaACTCTAACCATAAATCCAACCACCTGAACTCTTAGTCTGTCATCATCCCTattctgatttaattttttttaggattccccatatcaagtaaaaaaaaagcactcattttttatttgaactcaattttaaaatgttaatttttattatatatttttgtagtatatgtagtTTATTTctgtgtttacttgttttatagcttttttccaTAGAAATTTGTTGTATGAATATATGATTTGTTTATGCTAGGGTCTATTTGAGGTTTTGAaaagttgtatttatttgtaatttgatgaaattaattttgaatttgtgaaTTAAGTGTTctgtaatgaaataaataatggcttatttaatgggtttgttttatattttatcaattttattgttgagttgAAAATTTTGGTAATTGTATAGGAATTTGAATTTAGGTAGACAATTGATAATGATTTAAGAGTACTATTAAGTTATATGgaataagtttgagttaaactaatgttaactaatttatttagttgacataattaattaatacatgttgtcatcaatattctatataggtttgatataagtaatggatgatcgttcatggatgtatcaaaACTCACTTAAAAAGTTGCATCGGATAAATTATTGTAAGGAGCTtgagagttttattaattacacactatataataagaaaaatattaatggagACGATATTAGATGTCTATGTAAgaggtgcaaaaaaaaaaaaaaagtttcttgaTCTAAATGTTATAACAATGCATCCTCTACAAACAGAGTTGATAGAGAAATGCTTGTATTGATTTGCATAAGGAGAAACATATGTTTCTTACAAGACCATTCTAGAAAAGATGATTGGGTTACCTTCTAGTTCTAACAACATATATGGAGTTGTAGATGAAGAACCAAATGCGAACATGACCaggtttttttatcttctaaaaTATTATGATGAACCATTATGGAATGGGTGcacaaatcataacaaaaattatcaatCGTTGTACAGTTATTCACCATCAAGTTCGATTAtaggttgagtgaggccggttATGACATAATTGTTAAATGAACAAGAAACATTTTACCTAAAGGGAATAGGCTGAAAGATAACTTCTATGTCACTAAATCCATGACGAAACCCCTCGACctaggatactagaaaattgacatgtgttCGAACTTCTCCAAGttgtactaccttgaaaatacaGAGTTGACTGAGTGTAGAGCATATGGGCATACTCTTTATAAAATCAGAACTGTTAGGGGAAGAACTCTTATTATAAAACCATAACTAGCAGGGGAAGAACTCTTGTTGcacataaaaaacttagatacttttCAATCACTTCTAgactgcaaaggttattcacatcTTCAAATACAGTCAAGCACATGACATGATATCATTCACATAATATGGTGGATGAAGTCATAGTGTACCCATCCGATGGTGAAGTCTGGAAAAATTTGAATAAGGTGCatccttattttttcaatggaaTTAAGGAACATACATCTTAGGTTATATAGATTCAATCTATTCAGGTTATTTAttggtccttatttttgttGTTCGACGATACTCACAACTTATAACTTGCCATTGAGGATGTGTATAAGGTCaaagttcatatttttatttacagtCATACCTGTACCTAATAGTCTGAGTTGGAATATAAATGTTTGTATATgaccattgattgatgagttgaaacAGTTATGGTCATTCAAGACTTTGACTTACGATGTCTtgaggaaataaaatttttagataaaggcaactttgatgtggactattaatgattttctattcaattaaatgatttttggtTGTAGCATACAAGAAAAATCAGCATGTCCATActgtatgaaaaataacaaggcctttacattaacaaataatggtaaaaacattttttttattgccaccagtgtaggttataccatatggttatGTTAACAAATAATATGGGCTGAAGTATTATTGCcgccctgtggttcgacctcgattttgtcgggttatttattactttg
This genomic interval from Populus alba chromosome 1, ASM523922v2, whole genome shotgun sequence contains the following:
- the LOC118040939 gene encoding ethylene receptor, with the protein product MESCNCIEPQWPAEELLMKYQYISDFFIALAYFSIPLELIYFVKKSAVFPYRWVLVQFGAFIVLCGATHLINLWTFGMHSRTVAVVMTTAKVLTAAVSCATALMLVHIIPDLLSVKTRELFLKNKAAELDREMGLIRTQEETGRHVRMLTHEIRSTLDRHTILKTTLVELGRTLALEECALWMPTRTGLELQLSYTLRQQNPVGYTVPIQLPVINQVFSSNRAMKISPNSPVARLRPLSGKYMPGEVVAVRVPLLHLSNFQINDWPELSTRRYALMVLMLPSDSARQWHVHELELVEVVADQVAVALSHAAILEESMRARDLLMEQNVALDHARREAETAVRARNDFLAVMNHEMRTPMHAVIALSSLLQETELTPEQRLMVETILRSSNLLATLINDVLDLSRLEDGSLQLDLGSFDLHAVFREVLNLIKPIASVKKLPVTLNLAPDLPEYAIGDEKRLMQTILNVIGNAVKFSKEGSISITAFVAKSESLRDSRAPDFFPVPSDNHFYLRVQVKDAGQGINPPDIPKLFTKFAHTQTLATKNSRGSGLGLAICKRFVNLMEGHIWIESEGLGKGCMAIFIVKLGIPENTSESKNPFLPKANHGQTTFPGLKVLVLDDNGVSRMVTKELLVHLGCDVTTASSRDECLHVVSQDHKVVCMDVGMPDGFEAAVRLHEKFTKRHERPLIVALTGNTDKVTKENCMRVGMDGVILKPVSVDKMRSVLSELLEHRVLFEAM
- the LOC118040940 gene encoding protein POST-ILLUMINATION CHLOROPHYLL FLUORESCENCE INCREASE, chloroplastic, which produces MAATGASIFQISTQPRVFTRPITPNINNANPSVSNTLASSFIGSSLQRGTTKKKRTVKIGGKVIAAAAVATPSMEEVKEYARPTWAMFELGSAPVFWKTMNGLPPSSGENLKLFYNPAANKLVPNEEFGIAFNGGFNQPIMCGGEPRAMLRKVRGKADPPFYTIQICVPKHAVNLIFSFTNGVDWDGPYRLQFQVPNGWRNKPIEFFNEGLAEELSKEGACEKAIFPDTDIIVTRCAMIGNLSIEGGDRCDLDLVSGCMDPSSHLYNPLANVDDGSCPIDSDMED